The window GGGTAGAGTTTCTCAGTGAAGGTGTTTTTATAAGTGTGGATGTGAGTCATATCTTCAGGGTCGTAGAAGGACACCTCCCCCCTGTCCCAGTCCAGCTGAACTCTGATCCTCTGGAGTCTTCTCTTCAGAGGGAGAGTTCCTCCTCCGCCATATTCATACTCACCACTCCTCTGTAGTATACACCAGTCTCCATACTCTGGGGATGCTTTACGCTCCCCCTTCCTGTCTACTGACTCTCTGGCCACACCTATATTCCAGGCAGGATggtcccccacctccacctcccagctGTGCTTCCCTGAGCTGAACCCCTCAGAACCCAGAACAGTGGCGTACTTGGTGTTCCTCTCTGAGTTGTCAGGGAGCTGCTGCTTTGAGTCCGTGTATCTAACACTGGTCAGATcattagacagagagagacaggggtttACAGTGTTGGGGTCCAGAATGACAGGAGTGAAGCTGACCACCCCCCTCATCTTCTCCCACACTCTGAAGGTCAGGTTGCCGAGGTGTTTGGCCACGTCTATCAGCGTTCCTGAGACCAGCTGTGGATCCGGCAGTGCGAACCTGGCTCTGGTGCTGGACTGAGTGTGTTTATAGCTGCAGAGAAACGACACCTtctgtttctgcagctgccgtTTCACAGCAGAGATgctgacggagagagagaagatctgGGCCTGAATCTTCTTCATCTCTCTGGAGATGgtcttccccttctccttctcgtCCTCCCTCATAGCTGCCAGTCtggctttctcttcctctctcaggaACTGGTGCAGCTTCTCAAACTGAACCCTGATCTGTGTCTCCGTGGTGACCAGCTGCTTCTTAGCGTGCTGCATTACTTCCTGGTACGTCTCCTCCACATGTTTGTATTTGTCCTGCTTGTCCTGCAGAGACTGTAAGACACCCTTCAGTTTCTCCTTCAGGCTGTTCACTGCTTCTTCCAGAGGAACCACCTTGTGGTCGTGGTCTTCAGGGAGCTCACAGATGTGACACAcagctctctgttcctcctcacaGAACCACTTAGGCTCCTCTGAGTGTTTGCtacacaccaccccccccctctcctctcctctcttcagacGATCCTGCTTTCTGTCTCCCAGCAAATGAGTCAGCTAAATCCTTGAATGAAAAGTTTCCTCCTGGGACTTCTTTAAAGGATTTTCTCTCACAGACTGGACAGTTCTTGTTTTTAGCCTGATCCCAGAACTTAGTCAGACAGCTGGAGCAGAAGATGTGGTGGCAGCCCAGAGACACAGGATCTTTGAAAGTCTTTGAGCAGACGTGACATTTTAGGAAACCCTCCAATTTCTCAGCCATTTTGTCTTCAGTGGTTCTGCTAGTATTCAGGAGTCCTAATTCAGTACAGGATCCTTCAGATTGAATTCTGACCAGGATAGGTGGGTCTCCTCTCTGATGTGTCTTATTCTTATTCCTTTGTTTCTTTGGGTTTTTCTGCCGATCTCACACACTGCAGCACTGTCAATGCCCCTCAGGGAAGTGAAAACGCTCTCTCAGTTCTACTCACGTTGGTCCTAATGGAAAGTTATTTTCATACTGGAAAGTTATTTTCATACTGGAAAGTCTGGTTTCATGAGGTATGAAAGGTTTGTCATATCTAAGTTTGTGTTTCCAACATCTGTGTATGTGATCAACACTTTTTTATGAATTATTGTAATTATGCAACTGTAAAATGGGCGTTGGTCATTTGAAAATGGATCACCTCGCATCAAGACCAGACAGGATAGAGAAGTATTCATTTGAAAAGCTTTTAAGAGACTAAGACATGACTTCTTTACTGaccttttctgtctcttttaaATCTACTTCCTGAAATACATGGTGTCCCAAAGATTTGAAATATTCTATGAGAAAATACCAAAATGATTTACACTTGGGGTGTCATCTATTCTAAGCTTCTTCATCTCaacaaaatgtttacaaacatatttgccTTATATGACAGTAATCTCTTCTTGCATGACAGGGCAGGAGGACATGGTCAAACCAGGACTGGATCCCCTGAGCCAGAGCTGCCCAGAGCACTGCCAGCGGTGATGCTTGGCTCTCTGCTGTTACTTGGCTCCCTGGTTGCCACAAAACACATCCTTACCTGCAGGAATGACACATCCTCTGCATTTAGCTCCTGCTTTATGGCTTCAATTGTGTCTGAAAGTGAGGCCATCTCTCTATTTATTCCCTCAATCTTTTCTTTCATTGTCTCACTCTTCTCtttgccctctctcctcagagctgCAGTCCTGGCCTGTTCTTCCTCATGTAGAAACTGGTGAAGCTTGTTGAACTTCTCCTTTATCTGCTTCTCTGAGTTTACTGTCTGGGTCTGTTAGAGTCAGAGAAGACCTCACATTAGcattttattatttgtttttaaataataaacaaatcTTTACTGATTGATTCAATGCCTGTTGGTCACAACATTGGCTAACATGTACTGTACCTCAATGTGTTCTGCAATCTCTTCACACGTTAGTTTAACTTTATTACAGTCCTCTAGCTTATTTTCTAAGGGCTTCAGGGAAGTCTGAATTTCTTTCTGACATTTACAATATTAATCTATAATGAATCAGAAAAGAGAGATTGTAAGTTATTGTGCGGTGGCAAAAGAAATGAAAAATGGTATACACAAGTATCATCCGTTAAAGAAAACTTTAACCACTTCAAGAGTGTTCTTGTATCTCAAAGCACCATGTTTATCTGACGATCTTCTTCCTCTCACCCTGTTCTCCTGGGCAGCTTTGTCTACTAAGACACAAGTGTGAGATCTGTGTTTGGAGCCGTGACACTCGGAGCAGACGGGTTCTTTGTCCTCCTGATAGAACATCCAGATCTTCTTACTGTGCAGACTGCAGATTACCTCAGACTCTTCGACGACCCAAACCACTGTCTTAAACTTCTCTGACTGTTTGCTACACgccacctccaccccttcctcgaCCTGCACCGCCTCATCCACCTCCACcgtctcctctcgtctcctctttTCAGACGGCCCTGCTTTGTGTCTCCCAGCAAATGAGTCAGCTAAATCCTTCAATAAAAGGTTGATATCAAAAGTCTCTTTAGAGGATTTTCTCTCACAGACTGGACAGTTCTTGTTTTCAGCCTGATCCCAGAACTTAGTCAGACAGCTGGAGCAGAAGCTGTGGTGGCAGCCCAGAGACACAGGATCTCTGAAAGTCTCAGAGCAGACGTAACAGTTCAGGTAACTCTCCAATTTCTCAGCCATGGTTTCTGTAAATGCTGCCTATAATATCTAATATAATTGAGACTGAGCACAATGCAGAGTATCTTTATGTTGTAGTTCTGACCAGAACAATTAAGTTTCCTCTTTACCTTGTCAAAAGTTACACGTTACTCCCACGTCTGTCCCACACCCTAAAATGGCGTCTTGCTTCTTTTATGCAATGTTGGAAATCTACTTTCAATTTGATAGTTCATCCCCTTGCTTTAGGCCTTACCTACAACTAATTCTCACTCCTCTAGATGGTGCTGTAGGACTGCAGGATATCTAAAGAAGCTAGTAAGTCTTTGTAAGGTAGGACAGGTTTTCAACATTAATAGATAACAAACTTAGCATGCATTCTGGAATATTTTCAAATATCAAGAATCAAGGCTCAATAAACAAGTTCAATATCTCGTGAATTTGTGAAGAAAGAAATTTCTTAGAG of the Hypomesus transpacificus isolate Combined female unplaced genomic scaffold, fHypTra1 scaffold_31, whole genome shotgun sequence genome contains:
- the LOC124463988 gene encoding LOW QUALITY PROTEIN: zinc-binding protein A33-like (The sequence of the model RefSeq protein was modified relative to this genomic sequence to represent the inferred CDS: inserted 2 bases in 1 codon) produces the protein MAEKLEGFLKCHVCSKTFKDPVSLGCHHIFCSSCLTKFWDQAKNKNCPVCERKSFKEVPGGNFSFKDLADSFAGRQKAGSSEXRGEERGGVVCSKHSEEPKWFCEEEQRAVCHICELPEDHDHKVVPLEEAVNSLKEKLKGVLQSLQDKQDKYKHVEETYQEVMQHAKKQLVTTETQIRVQFEKLHQFLREEEKARLAAMREDEKEKGKTISREMKKIQAQIFSLSVSISAVKRQLQKQKVSFLCSYKHTQSSTRARFALPDPQLVSGTLIDVAKHLGNLTFRVWEKMRGVVSFTPVILDPNTVNPCLSLSNDLTSVRYTDSKQQLPDNSERNTKYATVLGSEGFSSGKHSWEVEVGDHPAWNIGVARESVDRKGERKASPEYGDWCILQRSGEYEYGGGGTLPLKRRLQRIRVQLDWDRGEVSFYDPEDMTHIHTYKNTFTEKLYPYFSIGEAGDANHPDVKIYQSEVSVMSSQ
- the LOC124463990 gene encoding E3 ubiquitin-protein ligase TRIM35-like, with amino-acid sequence MAEKLESYLNCYVCSETFRDPVSLGCHHSFCSSCLTKFWDQAENKNCPVCERKSSKETFDINLLLKDLADSFAGRHKAGPSEKRRREETVEVDEAVQVEEGVEVACSKQSEKFKTVVWVVEESEVICSLHSKKIWMFYQEDKEPVCSECHGSKHRSHTCVLVDKAAQENRTQTVNSEKQIKEKFNKLHQFLHEEEQARTAALRREGKEKSETMKEKIEGINREMASLSDTIEAIKQELNAEDVSFLQVRMCFVATREPSNSREPSITAGSALGSSGSGDPVLV